The following are from one region of the Blastocatellia bacterium genome:
- the selB gene encoding selenocysteine-specific translation elongation factor yields the protein MKNIIIGTAGHIDHGKTSLVKALTGIDADRLKEEKQRGITIDIGFADLVLDDFRFGFVDVPGHERFVKNMLAGAHGIDLVMLVIAADEAVMPQTREHFDICRLLQVKTGLTVLTKADLVDEELLELAREEVKDFVAGSFLANAPIVAVSTKTGQGVEELKKELVKLASQTLPKTLTAVARLPIDRAFTIKGFGTVITGTLTSGQLQVGDELTILPNKINTKVRGLQVHNSATEKAFAGQRTAVNLQGISLEEIERGQVLLPAKRFDATSMLDVELELLPNVSRPLVQRTRVRLHHDTSEIMARVILLGGKELLAGEKIFAQLRLESPIFALPGDRFIIRSYSPQITIGGGRVIDALPIKHRLKDVKAVDWLAKLVKADELTQVLLFVEMLGIKGLPLSELAKRTGFADELLNKLIAQLVKTGQLIKSDSQTQHLLSKTSYEESKTEIIKRLKDFHKREPLQVGVNREEIREKLGLATEVFKMLLEQLAIEKLVVSERDILRLATHTIALSADDDKTKGLIETKCKTANFQALTYDELVKDLRIDSNKLRKIYQLLINEQKLIKVADFVFHREAINEIVKRIKLQKDKSSKLDVATFKDLTGLSRKHAIPLLEYFDLQKITRRVGNDREIL from the coding sequence ATGAAAAACATTATTATTGGTACGGCTGGACATATTGACCATGGCAAAACTTCTTTGGTTAAAGCACTTACTGGAATTGATGCTGATAGACTAAAAGAAGAAAAGCAACGTGGAATTACAATAGACATTGGTTTTGCTGACTTGGTTTTAGATGATTTTCGATTTGGATTTGTGGATGTTCCTGGACATGAACGGTTTGTTAAAAATATGTTGGCAGGAGCGCATGGAATTGATTTAGTAATGCTTGTAATTGCAGCAGATGAAGCTGTGATGCCGCAAACACGAGAACATTTTGATATTTGCAGACTTTTGCAGGTTAAAACAGGTTTAACCGTACTAACAAAAGCTGATTTGGTGGATGAAGAACTGCTTGAACTAGCCAGGGAAGAAGTAAAAGATTTTGTTGCAGGTTCTTTTTTAGCTAATGCTCCAATTGTTGCAGTTAGCACAAAAACAGGTCAGGGAGTTGAAGAGTTAAAAAAAGAATTAGTTAAACTTGCTAGCCAAACTTTACCAAAAACTTTAACTGCTGTTGCAAGACTTCCAATTGACCGAGCCTTTACCATTAAAGGTTTTGGTACTGTAATAACTGGAACATTGACTAGTGGACAATTGCAAGTAGGCGATGAATTAACTATTTTGCCTAATAAGATAAATACTAAAGTTCGTGGTTTACAAGTTCATAATTCTGCAACAGAAAAAGCTTTTGCAGGTCAACGTACAGCGGTTAATTTACAAGGAATTAGCTTAGAAGAAATTGAACGCGGACAAGTTTTACTTCCTGCTAAACGCTTTGATGCTACTTCTATGCTGGATGTAGAGTTAGAGTTATTGCCTAATGTATCAAGACCACTTGTTCAAAGAACCCGTGTTCGACTTCATCATGACACATCAGAAATAATGGCTAGAGTTATCTTGCTTGGTGGAAAAGAGCTTTTAGCAGGTGAAAAAATATTTGCTCAACTTCGTTTAGAATCACCAATTTTTGCTTTACCTGGGGATCGTTTTATTATTCGTAGCTATTCGCCTCAAATTACTATTGGAGGAGGTCGAGTAATAGACGCACTACCTATTAAGCACAGGCTTAAAGATGTTAAAGCAGTAGATTGGCTAGCAAAACTTGTAAAAGCAGATGAGTTAACACAGGTATTACTCTTTGTAGAAATGTTGGGAATAAAGGGTTTACCTTTAAGTGAACTAGCTAAACGAACCGGTTTTGCAGATGAGTTGTTAAATAAATTAATAGCTCAACTTGTAAAAACAGGTCAGCTAATAAAATCAGACTCTCAAACTCAACATTTACTTTCTAAAACTAGTTATGAAGAGTCAAAGACAGAAATAATTAAAAGACTAAAAGATTTTCATAAACGAGAACCCTTGCAAGTAGGTGTTAATCGTGAAGAAATACGTGAAAAGTTGGGCTTGGCTACAGAAGTTTTTAAGATGTTGCTAGAACAATTAGCAATAGAAAAACTAGTTGTTAGTGAACGTGATATTTTACGACTTGCAACACATACAATTGCTTTATCGGCTGATGACGACAAGACAAAAGGCTTAATAGAGACTAAATGTAAAACAGCAAATTTTCAAGCTCTTACTTATGATGAGTTAGTTAAAGATTTGCGAATAGACAGCAATAAATTACGTAAAATCTATCAATTATTAATTAATGAGCAAAAATTAATTAAAGTAGCTGATTTTGTTTTTCATCGTGAAGCCATCAATGAAATCGTTAAGCGCATCAAACTACAAAAAGACAAAAGTAGTAAATTAGATGTTGCTACTTTTAAGGATTTGACAGGGCTTTCACGTAAACATGCTATTCCACTTTTGGAATATTTTGATTTACAGAAAATTACTCGTCGAGTAGGAAATGACCGGGAAATCTTGTAG
- a CDS encoding BatD family protein has product MSVSISKKQISLSDTVNLTIVFKGVGVERIPLPALFPSSFAIISQSDKPSLSQDANGRPISSRVIRYELQPTVAGKFRIATFAVTANGEIYSSSGEVLEVKGGTKTSSASSTFSASSASSASSAKPEKSEKFPENLPTPIPNIPIDVRLVTELNQKQAYVGQSVILSVRLLSTTSVEQIKPAEIPAFVNFLNKEIPLSKQSADYKEVLINNRPYASQIIHQFNLFPTTSGKLTIPSLTYSMIAGNASQKSKPLTAKTSSISFPVIALPTNNQPAEFSGLVGKSKLNVSLKDSETAVGVPTKLLIEVENEGNLELISPPPNPTTHSDLKLYSAKPVTLTDVEKKFSNKAKWEVEVIASKEGKFTIPPFSFAYFDPELKKYEVVESKPLSLQVTPATNIAVKTLQPTKKSNPFSFSPILRYFILLLLLAAGIIVAIKFKSLAGNTLATASPITTNSKDLPSTEVQKQPSPFSPTVKTPEVAPIPKVTTIASPKVQEKIENLIVTKTEPIKPVVTKTEPIIPISKANTTPTIVNKPKPETKDLKSEISRAVNVAYGKLHRGDERAYAKEILKALKLACELKFGKTTLEISVEKLQEILEQHKVNKDLTSSIITLYQECELLCFSSTETQHVPNSEKDFERFTKVRTLIEKFVSLR; this is encoded by the coding sequence GTGTCTGTCTCAATTAGTAAAAAGCAAATTTCTTTGTCTGACACTGTTAATTTAACTATAGTTTTTAAGGGTGTTGGAGTTGAAAGGATTCCTCTACCTGCACTGTTTCCTAGTTCTTTTGCTATCATTAGCCAAAGTGATAAACCAAGTTTAAGCCAAGATGCTAATGGTCGTCCTATTAGCAGCCGAGTTATCCGCTACGAATTACAACCAACTGTAGCAGGTAAATTTCGCATAGCTACTTTTGCTGTAACTGCTAATGGAGAAATTTATAGTTCTTCTGGTGAAGTTTTAGAAGTTAAAGGAGGAACTAAAACATCTTCAGCATCTTCAACATTTTCAGCATCTTCAGCATCTTCAGCATCTTCAGCAAAACCTGAAAAGAGTGAGAAATTTCCTGAAAATCTACCAACACCTATTCCCAATATTCCTATTGATGTAAGACTTGTTACAGAACTTAATCAAAAACAAGCTTATGTTGGTCAATCGGTTATTTTATCTGTTAGGCTACTTAGCACAACAAGTGTAGAGCAAATTAAGCCAGCAGAAATTCCAGCTTTTGTTAATTTCTTAAATAAAGAAATTCCATTGTCCAAGCAATCTGCTGATTATAAAGAAGTTCTTATAAATAATCGTCCTTATGCTTCACAAATAATCCATCAATTTAATCTTTTTCCTACAACTTCGGGAAAGTTAACAATTCCCTCTTTAACCTATAGCATGATTGCTGGCAACGCTTCTCAAAAAAGCAAACCTCTAACAGCTAAAACTTCCTCAATTTCATTTCCTGTTATTGCGCTTCCTACTAATAATCAACCAGCAGAATTTTCTGGCTTAGTAGGAAAAAGCAAGCTAAATGTTAGCCTTAAAGACTCAGAAACCGCTGTTGGAGTCCCAACAAAATTATTAATTGAAGTTGAAAATGAAGGAAATTTAGAACTAATTAGCCCACCTCCAAACCCAACAACCCACTCAGACTTAAAGCTATATTCAGCTAAACCAGTAACTTTAACTGATGTAGAAAAGAAATTTAGTAACAAAGCTAAATGGGAAGTTGAAGTCATTGCGTCAAAAGAAGGAAAATTTACTATTCCACCATTTTCTTTTGCTTATTTTGATCCTGAGCTAAAAAAATATGAAGTTGTTGAAAGTAAACCTCTTTCCTTACAAGTAACACCTGCTACAAATATAGCTGTAAAAACTTTACAACCAACTAAGAAATCTAATCCGTTTTCTTTTTCTCCTATTTTGCGCTATTTTATACTTTTATTATTGTTAGCAGCAGGAATAATTGTAGCTATTAAATTTAAGTCATTGGCTGGTAATACTTTAGCAACTGCGAGCCCAATAACTACAAATAGCAAAGATTTGCCTAGCACAGAAGTTCAAAAACAACCTAGTCCATTTAGTCCCACTGTTAAAACCCCTGAAGTTGCACCAATACCTAAAGTTACAACAATTGCTAGTCCCAAAGTTCAAGAAAAAATTGAAAACCTTATTGTTACTAAAACTGAACCTATTAAACCTGTTGTTACTAAAACCGAACCGATAATTCCCATAAGTAAAGCAAATACAACACCTACAATTGTTAATAAACCTAAGCCTGAGACTAAAGATCTAAAGTCTGAAATTAGCCGAGCAGTTAATGTTGCTTATGGCAAGTTACATCGTGGAGATGAAAGAGCTTATGCTAAAGAAATTTTGAAAGCATTGAAGCTAGCTTGTGAACTTAAATTTGGTAAAACAACTCTTGAAATTAGCGTTGAAAAGCTTCAAGAAATACTAGAACAACATAAAGTCAATAAGGATTTAACTAGCTCTATTATAACGCTTTATCAAGAATGTGAATTACTTTGTTTTTCATCTACAGAAACACAACATGTTCCTAATAGTGAAAAAGATTTTGAACGTTTTACAAAGGTTCGTACTTTAATAGAAAAATTTGTTTCACTCCGGTAA
- a CDS encoding tetratricopeptide repeat protein gives MRKLAFFLFFVTVIFGRFVLAANDNNLSGEQLYKQKQYEAATKQFQKLLLKDPQSAKLQSNLACSLYQTKNSDEALNHWQTALKSTDDPLLLSRINYNIGNYYFNANQLDKAIEHYKTALRLNPDDLAAKHNLEVALKQQDPPPPSNSPNSNSNSNNDNNEDNNPPPDNSPSESPKQTPQMSRNEAERLLNKLQSSERSPLKKGNKEANSSIEDSPDRDW, from the coding sequence GTGCGTAAACTGGCTTTTTTCCTATTTTTTGTAACAGTAATTTTTGGACGTTTTGTTTTAGCCGCTAATGATAATAACTTAAGTGGCGAGCAACTTTATAAACAAAAGCAATATGAAGCAGCAACAAAACAATTTCAAAAATTACTATTAAAAGATCCTCAGTCGGCTAAATTACAAAGCAATTTAGCATGCTCACTTTATCAAACAAAAAACTCAGATGAAGCCTTAAACCATTGGCAAACAGCCTTAAAATCAACCGATGATCCATTGCTATTATCCCGAATTAATTACAATATTGGCAATTATTATTTTAATGCTAACCAACTAGACAAAGCTATTGAACACTATAAAACAGCTTTAAGGCTTAATCCTGATGATCTAGCAGCTAAACATAATTTAGAGGTTGCACTTAAGCAGCAAGATCCCCCTCCTCCTTCTAATAGCCCAAACTCTAACAGCAATAGTAATAATGATAACAACGAGGATAATAATCCTCCGCCAGATAATAGTCCGTCTGAATCGCCAAAACAAACCCCTCAAATGTCACGCAATGAGGCGGAACGTTTATTAAATAAATTACAAAGTAGTGAAAGATCTCCACTTAAAAAAGGTAATAAAGAAGCAAATTCTTCTATTGAAGATTCTCCAGATCGTGATTGGTAA
- a CDS encoding TlpA family protein disulfide reductase: MIDFWATWCGPCVGEMGNLHKAYEKFKGKNFEILSLSFDGSPEDVNSFRQGKWKMPWLHTFVESGFQSELAKRFEVVGIPKPVLVDPTGKIIAVEVDLRGEKLEQTLTKVLGD; this comes from the coding sequence TTGATAGATTTTTGGGCTACTTGGTGTGGGCCTTGTGTTGGAGAAATGGGTAATTTACATAAAGCTTATGAAAAATTTAAGGGTAAAAATTTTGAAATTCTTAGCCTTTCTTTTGATGGTAGTCCAGAGGATGTAAATAGTTTTAGACAAGGTAAATGGAAAATGCCCTGGCTTCATACTTTTGTTGAAAGCGGCTTTCAATCAGAACTAGCTAAGCGTTTTGAAGTGGTAGGAATCCCTAAACCCGTTTTAGTTGATCCAACAGGAAAAATTATTGCTGTTGAAGTAGATTTAAGAGGTGAAAAACTAGAACAAACTTTAACAAAAGTTTTAGGAGACTAA
- a CDS encoding trypsin-like peptidase domain-containing protein: MKVLIGISALSLMLLTTNSFGETLQRPKRPQTTPASSKDTNVEDAKKNLPTGMMVLNVADIVDKIDQAVVNIQSPGAEGTSLGTGFFVDEKGLVVTNLHVIRDALKTGGDIMVVTSDSTRHSASVKGYDEATDIALLEIKVTDKKTPVVKLGDSDNVRVGEWAIAVGSPYGLDHSVTLGIISAKSRGGLDGEYDDYLQTDAAINLGNSGGPLVNTKGEVVGINTLIIAKGQGLGFAIPVNILKEIMPQLRDYGRVRRSALAIEVADISLGAIRELNLPSGLQGVVVAKVERETTAARAGLRRNDVILSINSTTVSSMGQFNRFISKLLPGSKVEIKILREQKEFTVTAEVTEKK; encoded by the coding sequence ATGAAAGTTTTGATAGGAATATCTGCTTTAAGTTTAATGCTTTTAACTACTAACAGTTTTGGAGAAACCTTACAACGTCCAAAACGCCCACAAACCACACCAGCATCTAGTAAAGACACAAATGTTGAAGATGCAAAAAAGAATCTTCCTACAGGGATGATGGTTTTAAATGTTGCCGATATTGTAGATAAGATTGATCAAGCTGTAGTAAATATTCAGTCACCTGGGGCAGAAGGTACATCTTTAGGGACAGGATTTTTTGTAGATGAAAAAGGTTTAGTTGTAACAAACCTGCATGTCATTAGAGATGCGCTAAAAACAGGTGGTGATATTATGGTAGTTACTTCTGATTCTACCCGTCATAGTGCCAGTGTCAAAGGCTATGATGAAGCAACAGACATTGCTCTACTAGAAATTAAAGTTACAGATAAAAAAACTCCAGTAGTAAAGTTAGGTGATAGTGATAACGTTAGAGTAGGAGAATGGGCAATAGCTGTTGGTAGTCCTTATGGATTAGATCATAGCGTTACTTTAGGCATTATTAGTGCTAAAAGTCGTGGTGGGTTAGATGGCGAATATGATGATTATTTACAAACAGATGCTGCCATAAATTTAGGTAATTCTGGAGGGCCTTTAGTTAATACTAAAGGAGAAGTAGTAGGAATTAACACTCTAATAATAGCTAAGGGTCAAGGTCTAGGTTTTGCTATTCCTGTTAATATCTTAAAAGAAATAATGCCTCAACTACGTGATTATGGACGTGTTCGGCGCAGTGCTTTAGCAATAGAGGTTGCAGATATTTCTTTAGGTGCAATTAGAGAATTAAACTTACCTTCAGGTTTACAAGGTGTTGTAGTTGCAAAAGTCGAACGTGAAACAACTGCTGCTCGTGCAGGTTTACGCCGTAATGATGTTATCTTATCGATTAATAGTACAACAGTTTCATCTATGGGACAGTTTAACCGCTTTATTTCTAAGTTGCTTCCTGGTAGTAAAGTAGAAATAAAAATTTTACGCGAGCAAAAAGAATTTACTGTTACAGCCGAAGTAACAGAAAAGAAATAA
- a CDS encoding tetratricopeptide repeat protein has protein sequence MPVALNQLPVFYQLEALFLPEFFGSLATDKVSGTTWFSYGTNIKGIVWQEGEIVFAVSNDQTERLGERLVRQGRISRQQYNRALKEQRDQDGVSILDILIELEFLPAESASALLTAHVYSICYSLIDWEEGGYAFDASLFTQPSKVNLPVGELILESVRSLIDLPRIKSFLGNEQETYLAATDWPEREKIMLRSDEVKVLEALKEPCNITNLLERIDLPEEQILRTLAALLSLRALARKEMPVVEAQKEENKIENQPLTKAVSMETISLFFYELENMSAQIQRAGNDYYARLGVNPQASLEQINSSFQELKDKFDPEKHESIISQMPSLKDQILSVYSNIKEAYEKLSSSQSSSNKVISQRRPTSPISNTTASLKIATQPLEKPTVTKLPPLQPSQKATNSIIPINPQSVLPSSSIKSISPVRTTPTTNASENAKNFNSMPSTIPSPKPVSIPNPKPILDSPPSTKEIPPEELLPPSLQNFTDMSKLRKPDDWYLYGLELMDKGNLEKAVRAFRQAIALRPNDAEYHAALARSYGELRSYNEQTIQEFEEAINLQPKSPDYKAELGVFYLKYNRIELAKKYIEEALAIKADHKTALKAKQKLESESQS, from the coding sequence TAATATTAAAGGTATAGTTTGGCAGGAAGGCGAGATTGTTTTTGCTGTTTCTAATGACCAAACTGAACGTTTAGGAGAACGGTTAGTTCGTCAAGGCCGAATTTCTCGCCAACAATATAACCGTGCATTAAAAGAACAACGTGATCAAGATGGTGTTAGCATTTTAGATATACTTATAGAACTAGAATTTTTACCAGCAGAATCTGCTTCTGCCCTTCTAACAGCACACGTTTACAGCATTTGTTATTCTTTAATTGATTGGGAAGAAGGCGGATATGCTTTTGATGCTTCCCTTTTTACCCAACCCTCAAAAGTTAACTTACCTGTAGGTGAACTAATCCTAGAATCTGTACGTAGCCTAATTGATTTACCTAGAATTAAAAGTTTTTTAGGCAATGAACAAGAAACTTATTTAGCAGCAACAGATTGGCCTGAAAGAGAAAAAATTATGCTTCGTAGCGATGAAGTAAAAGTCCTAGAAGCATTAAAAGAACCTTGTAATATTACTAATTTACTAGAAAGAATAGATTTACCAGAAGAACAAATCCTACGCACTCTAGCAGCATTGCTTTCTTTAAGAGCTTTAGCACGTAAGGAAATGCCTGTCGTAGAAGCGCAAAAAGAAGAAAATAAAATTGAAAATCAGCCTCTTACAAAGGCTGTTAGTATGGAAACCATTTCTTTATTTTTTTATGAATTAGAAAATATGTCAGCACAAATTCAACGTGCAGGAAATGACTACTATGCTCGACTAGGTGTCAATCCTCAAGCTAGTTTAGAACAAATTAATAGTTCATTTCAGGAATTAAAAGATAAATTTGATCCAGAAAAACATGAATCTATAATTTCTCAAATGCCTTCATTAAAAGATCAAATTCTATCTGTTTATAGCAATATCAAAGAAGCTTATGAAAAGCTTTCTTCTTCACAATCTAGTAGTAATAAAGTAATAAGTCAAAGACGGCCAACTAGTCCTATTTCAAACACTACAGCTAGTCTTAAAATTGCAACTCAGCCTTTAGAAAAACCTACTGTTACTAAATTACCACCTCTTCAACCTAGCCAAAAAGCTACTAATTCTATAATACCTATTAATCCACAATCTGTTTTGCCTAGTTCTAGCATAAAATCTATTAGCCCCGTTAGAACAACTCCAACTACTAATGCAAGTGAAAATGCAAAAAATTTCAATTCTATGCCTAGCACTATACCTAGTCCTAAACCTGTAAGTATTCCTAACCCTAAACCTATTTTGGATAGTCCTCCAAGTACAAAGGAAATACCTCCAGAAGAATTACTACCACCTTCTTTACAAAACTTTACAGATATGTCAAAGCTACGTAAGCCAGATGATTGGTATCTTTATGGTTTAGAACTAATGGATAAAGGAAATTTAGAAAAAGCTGTTCGTGCTTTTCGTCAAGCAATAGCACTTCGTCCTAATGATGCAGAATACCATGCAGCTTTAGCACGCTCTTACGGTGAGCTACGTAGCTATAACGAACAAACAATACAGGAATTTGAGGAAGCAATTAATCTACAACCAAAAAGCCCTGATTATAAGGCTGAATTAGGGGTATTTTACTTAAAATATAATCGAATAGAATTAGCTAAAAAATATATTGAAGAAGCATTAGCAATTAAGGCTGATCATAAAACAGCACTTAAAGCCAAACAAAAACTAGAAAGTGAATCTCAAAGCTAA